From Larus michahellis chromosome 5, bLarMic1.1, whole genome shotgun sequence, the proteins below share one genomic window:
- the YIPF7 gene encoding protein YIPF7 isoform X2, which translates to MLLSTQSYTGQILQPTYSPSTHLGYADGFDEEPPLLEELGINFEHIWQKTLTVLNPMKPADGSIMNETDLTGPMVFCLALGATLLLAGKVHFGYVYGMSAIGCLAMHTLLNLMSVPGVSHGCVASVLGYCLLPMVILSSSAVVFSLQGIPGTLLALFIIGWCSLSASKIFSSALAMEGQQLLIAYPCALLYGLFALLTVF; encoded by the exons ATGCTTCTGTCCACTCAGAGCTACACTGGTCAGATTTTGCAGCCAACGTACAGTCCCAGCACTCATCTTGGTTATGCTGATGGATTTGACGAGGAACCCCCTTTGctagaag AACTTGGGATCAATTTTGAACATATATGGCAAAAAACATTAACGGTTCTAAATCCAATGAAGCCTGCAGATGGCAGCATTATGAATGAGACGGACCTCACCGGACCTATGGTTTTCTGTTTGGCCCTTGGAGCAACATTGCTGCTG GCAGGAAAAGTTCATTTCGGCTATGTGTATGGCATGAGTGCCATTGGGTGCCTTGCGATGCACACCCTGTTGAACCTGATGAGCGTCCCGGGAGTCTCGCATGGCTGCGTGGCAAGTGTCTTGGGCTATTGCCTGCTGCCCATGGTgatcctctcctcttctgcagtcGTCTTCTCCCTACA gggGATCCCAGGAACTTTGTTAGCTCTGTTTATTATTGGATGGTGCAGTTtgtcagcctccaaaatttttaGCTCTGCATTGGCTATGGAAGGACAGCAGCTTCTCATTGCGTACCCGTGTGCTTTACTCTATGGACTTTTTGCACTTCTAACGGTTTTCTGA
- the YIPF7 gene encoding protein YIPF7 isoform X1 codes for MSNFEQFHLDFYQSNYTIDDQEEGYNSYGPNENLRGSRKSQTGDPPPTSAFAPSEMLLSTQSYTGQILQPTYSPSTHLGYADGFDEEPPLLEELGINFEHIWQKTLTVLNPMKPADGSIMNETDLTGPMVFCLALGATLLLAGKVHFGYVYGMSAIGCLAMHTLLNLMSVPGVSHGCVASVLGYCLLPMVILSSSAVVFSLQGIPGTLLALFIIGWCSLSASKIFSSALAMEGQQLLIAYPCALLYGLFALLTVF; via the exons atgTCAAATTTTGAGCAGTTTCACTTGGACTTTTACCAGTCCAATTATACCATAGATGACCAGGAAGAAGGTTACAACAGTTATGGGCCTAATGAAAATCTCCGTGGAAGCAGAAA GAGCCAGACAGGAGACCCACCTCCCACCAGTGCTTTTGCCCCGTCAGAAATGCTTCTGTCCACTCAGAGCTACACTGGTCAGATTTTGCAGCCAACGTACAGTCCCAGCACTCATCTTGGTTATGCTGATGGATTTGACGAGGAACCCCCTTTGctagaag AACTTGGGATCAATTTTGAACATATATGGCAAAAAACATTAACGGTTCTAAATCCAATGAAGCCTGCAGATGGCAGCATTATGAATGAGACGGACCTCACCGGACCTATGGTTTTCTGTTTGGCCCTTGGAGCAACATTGCTGCTG GCAGGAAAAGTTCATTTCGGCTATGTGTATGGCATGAGTGCCATTGGGTGCCTTGCGATGCACACCCTGTTGAACCTGATGAGCGTCCCGGGAGTCTCGCATGGCTGCGTGGCAAGTGTCTTGGGCTATTGCCTGCTGCCCATGGTgatcctctcctcttctgcagtcGTCTTCTCCCTACA gggGATCCCAGGAACTTTGTTAGCTCTGTTTATTATTGGATGGTGCAGTTtgtcagcctccaaaatttttaGCTCTGCATTGGCTATGGAAGGACAGCAGCTTCTCATTGCGTACCCGTGTGCTTTACTCTATGGACTTTTTGCACTTCTAACGGTTTTCTGA